A single Anatilimnocola floriformis DNA region contains:
- a CDS encoding arylsulfatase: MKFAVLLSACLLVTTLANAAELDRTILPIPAPPVVPITTLDARNAAAPPRFQVTAPKGAPNIVIVLIDDIGFGHSSAFGGPIRMPTLEKLAGGGLKYNRFHTTALCSPTRVALLTGHNHHANNAGAIMELATAFPGNTGVRPKEITTLAEILRQNGYSTAAFGKYHETPPWEVSVSGPYDRWPTGSGFDKFYGFIGGETNQWAPAVFDGVTRVETPKRDDYHFTVDMTDKAVQWVSAQQSLTPDKPFYMYFATGATHAPHHAPADWIAKYKGEFKQGWDQLREESFARQKKLGVVPANAKLTPRPKEIPAWADMSAKQKQLFERQMETFAGFAAHTDHEVGRLVDQLDKIGALENTLLFYVVGDNGSSAEGGPEGTYNEMMALNGIQGKAEQMLDHIDDWGSPKTFPHFAIGWAWAGNTPFQWTKQVASHFGGTRNGMVVHWPKGIAAKGEVRSQFHHVVDIAPTALEAAKIPHPQQVNGVKQRPMDGVSMLYSTTDAKAAERRTTQYFEMFGNRGIYHEGWVACTRHSIPWLLTKLPPLQDDTWELYNVDEDFSEANNLAATNPEKLKELQAVFLKEAVRNHVLPIDDRRSERFDPRIAGRPDLLNGRKSLTVYPGMTGMMENAFINVKGVHHTVTAEVELKDDKTSGVIIAQAGYFGGWTVYFKEGKPHHEYNWFAIERTNIAGDTALAPGKHTIGYEFIPDAARPGTGGKSILSVDGKPVAEAKIPKTQPFAFSADEGADVGLDSETNVSPDYKQHDNAFTGKIIKVTVEQK, from the coding sequence ATGAAATTCGCAGTACTCCTCTCCGCCTGCTTGCTCGTTACCACGCTGGCGAATGCCGCCGAACTCGATCGCACAATCTTGCCGATTCCGGCGCCGCCGGTTGTCCCGATCACGACGCTCGACGCTCGCAATGCCGCGGCCCCGCCGCGGTTTCAAGTGACGGCGCCCAAGGGTGCTCCGAACATCGTCATCGTGCTGATCGACGACATCGGCTTCGGCCACAGCAGCGCGTTTGGCGGACCGATCCGCATGCCGACGCTCGAGAAGCTCGCAGGTGGCGGGCTCAAGTACAACCGCTTTCATACGACCGCACTCTGCAGTCCCACTCGCGTCGCGCTTCTCACCGGCCACAACCATCACGCTAACAACGCCGGAGCGATTATGGAACTAGCAACTGCTTTCCCCGGCAACACCGGCGTGCGGCCGAAAGAAATTACCACGCTCGCCGAAATCCTCCGGCAAAACGGCTATAGCACGGCGGCCTTCGGCAAGTATCACGAAACGCCGCCGTGGGAAGTTTCGGTTTCGGGCCCTTACGATCGCTGGCCAACTGGCTCCGGCTTCGACAAGTTTTATGGCTTCATTGGCGGCGAAACCAATCAATGGGCGCCGGCCGTCTTTGACGGTGTGACGCGTGTCGAAACGCCGAAGCGCGACGACTATCACTTCACCGTCGACATGACCGACAAAGCGGTGCAGTGGGTCAGCGCGCAGCAATCCCTGACGCCCGACAAGCCGTTCTACATGTACTTCGCGACTGGCGCAACGCACGCACCGCATCACGCGCCGGCCGATTGGATCGCCAAATACAAAGGGGAATTCAAACAAGGCTGGGATCAACTGCGCGAGGAATCGTTCGCGCGGCAGAAGAAGCTCGGTGTCGTTCCGGCCAATGCTAAACTCACACCGCGGCCGAAAGAGATTCCGGCCTGGGCCGATATGAGCGCGAAGCAGAAACAACTCTTCGAGCGGCAGATGGAAACGTTCGCCGGTTTCGCCGCGCACACCGATCACGAAGTGGGACGCCTGGTTGATCAACTCGATAAGATCGGCGCGCTCGAGAACACGCTGCTCTTCTATGTCGTCGGCGACAACGGCTCGAGCGCCGAAGGTGGCCCGGAGGGAACTTACAACGAAATGATGGCCCTCAATGGCATCCAGGGAAAAGCCGAGCAGATGCTCGATCACATTGATGATTGGGGGAGCCCGAAAACTTTCCCGCATTTTGCCATCGGTTGGGCTTGGGCGGGCAACACGCCGTTTCAGTGGACCAAGCAAGTCGCGAGTCACTTTGGCGGCACGCGCAACGGCATGGTCGTGCATTGGCCGAAGGGAATTGCAGCGAAGGGGGAAGTTCGCAGCCAATTTCATCACGTGGTCGACATCGCGCCGACCGCGCTCGAAGCCGCCAAGATTCCGCATCCGCAGCAAGTAAACGGCGTGAAGCAACGGCCGATGGACGGCGTTTCAATGCTCTATTCGACCACCGACGCCAAGGCGGCCGAGCGGCGGACGACGCAGTACTTTGAAATGTTCGGCAACCGCGGCATCTATCACGAGGGTTGGGTCGCGTGCACGCGACATTCAATTCCTTGGCTGCTCACCAAATTGCCGCCGCTGCAGGACGACACTTGGGAGCTGTACAACGTCGACGAGGACTTCTCCGAGGCCAACAATCTGGCCGCAACGAATCCCGAGAAGCTGAAGGAGTTGCAGGCCGTCTTTCTAAAGGAAGCGGTTCGCAATCACGTGCTGCCGATCGACGACCGCCGCTCGGAGCGCTTTGATCCACGCATCGCTGGCCGGCCCGATCTACTCAACGGGCGCAAGTCACTCACGGTCTATCCCGGTATGACGGGCATGATGGAAAACGCCTTCATCAATGTGAAAGGTGTCCATCACACGGTGACAGCCGAAGTCGAGCTGAAGGACGACAAGACGAGTGGCGTGATCATCGCGCAGGCCGGTTACTTTGGCGGCTGGACAGTTTATTTCAAGGAAGGCAAACCGCATCACGAATACAACTGGTTCGCGATCGAGCGCACGAACATTGCTGGCGATACGGCGCTCGCGCCGGGCAAACATACGATCGGTTACGAGTTCATTCCCGATGCAGCCAGGCCAGGAACAGGCGGCAAATCGATCTTGAGCGTCGATGGCAAGCCGGTCGCCGAAGCGAAGATCCCCAAGACCCAGCCGTTTGCTTTTTCCGCCGATGAAGGGGCCGACGTGGGACTCGATTCGGAAACGAATGTCTCGCCCGACTACAAACAGCACGACAATGCGTTCACGGGGAAAATTATCAAAGTTACTGTCGAGCAAAAATAG
- a CDS encoding methylated-DNA--[protein]-cysteine S-methyltransferase, whose product MPALETFYSQFESPVGEITLVGDQKSLLGLYMPAHKHWKGLPSGCQRNDDVLAAAREQLTEYFAGERQEFDLPFRFVGTPFQQRVWQELWKIPFGVTISYAEMARRVGQPTATRAVGAANGRNPISIIVPCHRVIASDGKLTGYGGGMENKRWLLDFELANAPTSIFARQ is encoded by the coding sequence ATGCCAGCTTTGGAAACGTTTTACAGCCAGTTCGAGTCACCAGTCGGCGAAATCACTCTCGTGGGCGATCAGAAATCCCTGCTGGGCCTCTACATGCCCGCTCACAAGCATTGGAAAGGTTTGCCCAGTGGTTGCCAGCGCAACGATGACGTGCTCGCTGCAGCCCGCGAGCAGCTAACGGAATATTTTGCCGGTGAGCGACAAGAGTTCGACCTGCCGTTCCGATTCGTCGGCACGCCGTTTCAGCAACGTGTCTGGCAAGAGCTGTGGAAAATTCCCTTCGGCGTGACGATCAGTTACGCCGAGATGGCCCGCCGCGTCGGTCAACCGACAGCCACGCGCGCCGTGGGTGCTGCCAACGGCCGGAACCCGATTTCCATCATCGTTCCTTGCCATCGCGTGATCGCCAGCGATGGCAAGTTGACCGGTTATGGCGGCGGCATGGAGAATAAACGGTGGCTGCTCGATTTTGAATTAGCAAACGCGCCGACGTCTATTTTTGCTCGACAGTAA